The segment GAATTTTTGATGATCGATACTGCCGGGATGAGAAAGCGCGGCAAGGTCTATGAAAACACTGAGAAATACAGTGTGATGCGGGCGATGCGGGCGATCGAACGCTCTGACGTGGTCTTGATGGTCCTTAATGGTGAGGAAGGCATCCGCGAACAAGATAAAAAAATCGCCGGCTATGCCCACGAAGCAGGTCGCGGTATCGTGATCGTCATCAACAAATGGGACCTAGTGAAAAAAGAGACCAATACATTGAGAGACTTTGAAAAAGAGATCCGGGAAGAATTCCAATATCTGGATTATGCACCGATCATTTTTGTCTCAGCAGAAACCAAACAACGCTTGAACAAATTGCCTGAATTGATCGAAGAAGTCAGTGCCAACCAAAACATGCGGATCCCATCAGCATTGCTGAATGATGTCATTATGGATGCAGTGGCGATCAATCCGACACCGACAGACAAAGGCAAACGTTTGAAGATTTTCTATGCCACACAAGTAGCGGTCAAACCACCGACATTTGTTATTTTTGTGAATGAAGAAGAGCTGATGCACTTCTCTTATGCACGCTTTTTGGAAAACCAGATCCGTAAAGCATTTACCTTTGAAGGAACACCGATCAAGATCATTCCTCGCAGAAGAAAGTAAAAGATTTTAGCATAATCAGACGCTTTTTTCAAAGAAAAACTGTTTTTTTCAAGAAAACGTCTTTTTGTAGGGAAAATGGCGACAAAAGCGTGAATTTCCTTGATATTACAAGGTTCTTGTGATAACGTTATATCAGAATATTGATGGTTATCAATATTTATCACAAAAGTTTGGACCACTCAAATTTTTGTGATGTGGTGTTAAACATCATAACCCTTTTTGAGGAGGTGAAATCATCCATGGCAAACAAAGCAGAATTAATCGAAAAAGTTGCAGCAGCTACTGACTTAACTAAGAAAGACGCAACTGCAGCAGTTGACGCAGTATTTTCAACAATCCAAGATGCTTTAGCTAAAGGTGAAAAAGTTCAATTGATCGGTTTTGGTAACTTTGAAGTTCGCTCTCGTGCAGAACGCAAAGGTCGTAACCCACAAACTGGTGAAGAAATCAAAATCCCTGCAAGCAAAGTACCTGCGTTCAAACCAGGTAAAGCATTGAAGGACGCTGTAAAATAATTCAGCAAATAGATCGTTGTAGCTTAATGCTGCAGCGGTTTTTTTATTTTGTCATCAACTTATGGCAACACACCAGAAAAACTATTATCGCTATCAAAAGCCTCAAAGCATTCAGCCATGAAATCTTTTATAAAGAGTAGACGATTCCTAATAAAGGGATTGTCTTTTTTTATGGGAATAGGTATGCTGATAATGTGAAAACGATTTATTACTTCTATGAAATTATAGAAGGAAAAAATGAAATGAGGCGAGAAAATAATGCAATATAAATTTCCAGATGGTTTTTGGTGGGGATCTGCGGCAAGCGGTCCGCAAACAGAAGGTCGTGTCCCAGGAGACGGCAAAGGTGAGAATATCTTTGATTACTGGTATGAAAAAGAACCTGAAAAGTTTTTTGACCATGTGGGTCCTAATAAGGCTTCACAAGTCTATACGAAGTACAAAGAAGATGTCCAATTGATGAAACAGACCGGACACAATACATTTCGGACATCGATTCAATGGAGCCGGCTGATTCCTGAGGGTACCGGTGAAGTCAATCCTAAAGCTGTGGAATTTTATCGTGACTATTTTCAAGAATTGTTAGATAACGGGATCGAACCGTTCATCAATCTTTATCATTTTGATATGCCGATGTCCTTACAAAATGAAGGCGGTTGGCTGAACCGCAAAACGGTGGAAGCCTACGAAAAATATGCCGAAACTTGTTTTGAACTATTCGGTGATCAAGTCAAAACATGGTTTACACACAATGAGCCGATCGTACCGGTGGAAGCAGGCTATTTATACAAACTGCATTATCCTGAAGAAGCGAATATGAAACATGCGGTCCAAGTCGGCTATCATGAAGCCTTAGCTTCTGCACTTGCTGTTAGAGCTTACCACAAGTCGCAAAACGGCAAGATCGGGATCATCTTAAATCTGACGCCCAGCTATCCAAGAGATATTGAAAACCCAGGTGATGTGAAGGCGGCAAAAATCGCCGACTTGTTTTTCAATCGTTCCTTTTTAGATTCAGCGGTAAAAGGCGAGTTTCCTAAAGAATTGATCGAATTGTTAAAAGAAGCAGATCTTTTGCCGGAAACCCAGGAAGGTGATCTGCAGATCATTAAAGATAATACCATCGATCTTTTAGGGATCAATTACTATCAGCCTCGCAGAATCAAAGATAAAGAAACACCAAAAGCAGAAAACGGTCCAATGCCGGAAGATTACTTTGATGTCTATGAAATGCCAGGAAGAAAGATGAATCCGTATCGCGGTTGGGAAATCTACGAAAAAGGGATCTATGATATCCTGATCAATGTGCGGGACAATTACGGCAACATTCCTTGCTTCATTTCAGAAAACGGCATGGGAGTAGAAAACGAGGGGCGTTTTATCCAAGAAGATGGAATGATCCATGATGATTATCGGATCGAATTTGTGGCAGAGCATCTCAAATTTGTACACCAAGCGATCCAAGAAGGCGCTGATTGCTTAGGGTATCATATGTGGACCTGCATGGACAACTGGTCGTGGACAAACGCTTATAAAAACCGCTACGGCTTTATTTCAGTGGATCTGGCTGAAGACGGCAAACGCACCATTAAAAAGTCTGGGCATTGGTTTAAACAGCTGGCAGACACCAATACGCTGACTGATAAAACAGAATAAAAAGAGACCGGCAATAAAGTCTTCTAAAGTCAGAACTTTAAAAGAGCTTTATCGCCGGTCTTATTACTATCTAATTAGAATGATTATTCAGCTACAGTTACGTCGCCGCTAACTGATGCGCCGTCTTCTTCAAGTTTAGCAGAATCTTTGTATTCTTGTTTGTCAAAAGTGATGTTACCTTCAACTTTTGCGCCATTCAATACAAATCCGTTTGCTTTTACTTCGATGTCGCCTTTAACAGTTCCGTGAACGATGTTGAAGTTTTCTGATTCAACAACGATTTTTGGTACAGTTACTGTATATTCAGCTGTTACGTTGCGGTCTGCATCTTGTGAATACAAAGCAAATTTGCGGTAGATATCAGCAGAAGCATCGCCTTTATCGTGGAATTCTCCGGCAACAGTCAAGTCTTTATCAAATGTTACGTCAGCTGTTGCTGCAACGATCCAGTTACCGTCTGCACTAAGCGCTTTTTCAAGCACGCTAGCGTCATTGCTTACAGATGCTGTTGATGTAACTTCAACTGTAGATGAAGCTTCTGTTGAAGCTGCAGTTGATGATGATGCGCTTGATGAATTAGTATCCTTGTCTGCGCCACAAGCTGACAATACACCACCGGTTGCCAACAATGCTGCAGCGAACGTTACGACTTTCACGAATTTCATAAAAAAATCTCCCCTAAAATAAAGTTATTATTTAATACATACTAGATGATAAGGGTTTTAGTATGATACGTCAACCAAAAATACTCAGTTGAAGTTTGTGAAATAAACAACGGAAATAAGTGTTTGAGTTGAAATTATTCCATTTGCTTGTGATTAAGCGAGGAAAAAAGAAAAAAATTTTTATTTTTTTTAATCATTTTTTAGCAAAGAAACAGATTGATTGCTAAAAACAGAGGTTCGTGTTATTCTTTTAAAACGTAAAGATTACACTTTATATTTGAAAATTGCGCAATGCTCATTGATAGATAACCTGGCAGATTTCTAAGAAGATAAGAAGAATAAGAAGAATAAGAAGAATGAAAGGAATTTTATATGGCTAAAAAATCTAAAATCGTTAAAGCCCAAAAACAACAAGCCTTGATTGAAAAATATGCAGACTTGCGTTACGAATTGAAACAAAAAGGCGATTATGAAGCCTTAGCAAAATTACCAAAGGACGCTAACCCTAATCGCTTGAAAAATCGTGATTTGATTGATGGACGTCCCCGCGGTTACATGCGTAAATTCGGCATGTCTCGGATCAATTTCCGTAAACTGGCCCATGAAGGGAAAATCCCTGGTGTGACAAAAGCCAGCTGGTAATCAAAGTTTGACATAATTTTTTTCCAAACAACTATATCCGAACGATAACCCGTTGCTTTTCTAATGCAGGGGAATATCGTTCGGGTATTTTGTTTGGTATAAATCTGTGTCCTACGCTTACTTATCTGCAAATACATTTAGTTCTTTTGTCTTTGGTGATAAACTAAAGTAGAGAGGAGGGGCAGGATGAATATTCAATTTCAAAAGGATCAGCTGACTTCTACCGTCGTCTATGGCGAACCATTGGCAAGTGCTGTACCAAAAGAGCTTCTTCAAGGAAAACATGTTCTGATCATTACCAATCAGCGTTATTATGATCGTTTTTTTGAAAAAATCAGTCGTGTGATGGATGCTGGAACAGATCTGGATTGGTATATTGTCAGCAATCAGCTGTATTGCAACAATTTGACAGAAATGATGGATATATTGGATTTTTTTGAAAAATTTCCTAAAAATAAAGAGTATCTTATGATAGCTTTTGGAAATGAGGGTGTGATCCAGCTTTCAGGATTTTTACAAAAAAATACGGTGCTGAATGCTGCTCTTTGGGCGATCCCGGTTTCTGTTCGCGCTCTGACAAAAAGTATGGTCTTTCAGCAAAAAATCGTCAGAAACAGCAATGCGGCAGTTTTGCAAATAGAAAATATTCCTCAAAAAACGATCTATGATCAAATCATCGCTGAAGGTCAAGTCGACGGGAAGTTAGTGGACTTTTTAATGTTTATCCAATGCGGACTGGTTTGTGATCATCTTTTTTTGAAGAACCTTTATAAAAATTTTCCCACTAAAAAACAGGTGCTGACTCGTTCATTTACCGCATTGCTGAAAGATCTTACCGACTACTACCAAAAACAAGGAAGCCAGATCCAGCAGTTCGGTGCGCTTTTTGAACAAGCATTTTATGAAACTGAGAATGGACATCTGCTTTCTTCCGATATGAAACGGTTATTGGGAATCTTGTTCCATTTGATTTGGAGCAGCAGCGAGCAGCCGTTTCCTTTCCATTTGCAGAATTTTATGGCGTGGCTTTTAAGTTTAGGGTATCCGATCAAAGTCCCTCAACAGCTATCGCTTAGTGAATATAGCGAAAACGTGGTAAAATTAAGTAAGAGCTCGCAAGCACCGCAGCTTCTTACAGCTATTGGCCGCTTAGGAGAAAACACTATACCTTCAGAATCTGCATTGATTGCTATGATGCAGACATACCAACAAATTATAAATGAGATTTGAGGAAAATAATGGACACAACTTACAGTCAACAAATGTTAACCGCACTTGCAAACGAAGACTTAGCATCCGCACAACTGGCTTTCAATCAGGCGCTAGTCAATGATCAGCCGGAAGATTTGACGGATCTGGGCAGTCAATTGATGCAGTTAGGATTTTTAGAAGAAGCACAACAGATTTTTGAAAATCTATTAGAAAAATTTCCCGAAAACGCAGAGTTGCAATTGTCGTTAGCGGAAATCGCCATCGAAAACGATCAAATCGATACAGCATTTGATTACATCGAAAGCGTAGATAAAAACAGCGAGTTTTATCCGGAAGCGTTACTGCTTTCAGCTGATCTGTACCAAGTATTGGGCATTCCTGAAGTCAGTGAAGCCAAACTGAATGAAGCAGCGAAAATTTTGCCGGATGAACCATTGATCCAGTTTGCTTTAGCAGAATTGTATTTTAATTCAGATCGTTTTTCAGATGCTGCGACACTTTATCAGTTATTGTTGAACGCAGGCGTACAGGAATTAGCCGGTGTTTCTTTAGAAGAACGCTTAGGAAGTGCGCTGAGTTTAGAAGGAAAATTCGAGGATGCGGTCACTCATTTGGAACGGGCTCTGAAAGAAGAAGTGACAGATGATCGTTTGTTCCAGACTGCTTTTGTTTATTTGCAATTGAAAGAGAATCAGCAAGCGATCAATTATCTGCAACAATTGCGTGCGCTGAATCCTCAATATCAATCGCTGTATCTTTATTTGGCACAAGCGCTGCAAGAAGAGGAATTATTGGAAGAAGCCCAAGAAACTATCGAAGAAGGAATCAAAGAAAATCCATTCCAAGTAGACTTTTATCAATTCGCTTCAGAAAACGCCTATCGTCTTCATGATGAAGACAAGGCGGAAGAATTTTTACTGAAAGCATTGGAAACTGGCGAAAAAACGGATGAAACCCGTTTGATGCTCAGCAATCTGTATCTGAAAGCCGAGCGTTTCGAAGACGTGATCACAACCATCGAAAAAATGGAGAATCCAGATGATGCCTTCGCACAATGGAATCTGGCTCATGCTTATAATGAATTAGAAGATTTTACAGAGGCGGCTGTTCATTATGAACAGGCAAATCTCTCGTTGCATCATGAACCGGAATTTATGAAAGAATATGGGATCTTTTTACGTGAAGAAGGACGTTTAGAAGAGGCGCTCTCTTTATTGACGCATTACTTGAGTCATGAACCAGGTGATTTGGAGGTGCAATCAATCATTGATGCCTTAACAGAAAGATAGGTGATGACGATGTCTGTAGATGTAAAAGAAAAGAAGGATTTTTTAAATTGGTTTGTTTCGAACGTTTCTTTCAGTCGAAGAGAAGTTTCATGGATCCTTAATTATCTTGCAAATCATGAGTCGATCCTGCAAAATGTGCACTTTATTGAAGGTGCAAAGGCAACGGAAAGGGGACTTCAAATCTGCGACTTGACTTGCAGCGGCGAACCATTGTCTTTGCAGATCAAGAACCAACTATTTCATGATAGTGATCAGATTTTTCATGAGATCCGTTTAAACTGGAAGGAACCGTTGTATATCGAATGCTTGTTCAAGAATTCATGGGATCAGCCGTTATATTTGTCAGTATTGGAAGACAATCCTTATTTACGTTGGAATGACACGATCAGTGATGAGTTGATAGAACAAATCGAGACCTATTTGGAAAAAGAAAGAGTCGAAGCCCGTATCCATCTGCTTTACCAACAGATTGATGCCGCGTTGGAGGCTGGCGACAAATCCGCTTTCTTTGAACTATCAGATGAAGTCAATCGCGAATTGCTCAAATTGCAAAAACCGCAGCGCAACGTTTCAAAATTTTTGGAAGAAGATACAAAAAATTGAGTAAAAACAAGAGACCGAAAACATTTTCCGCTGAAAGCCTTATAGGCTCGCGAGGATTTGTTCTCGGTCTCTTATTTTTTTATTCGGTTATTTTTGGTTGTTTTCTTTTCAGCAGACGGCTTCGTGGTTTCATGTAGGTGAACCCTTCGCCTTCTACTTCATGGACATTGATGATGGAAACGAAGGCACGTTCATCATATTCATGGACGATCCGTTTGACTTCAGAGATCTCGCTGGCACTGACCACCATGTAGATGATGTTCTTATCTGTACCTGAGTAGGCACCTTCGCCTTTGATATAACTGACACCTCGCTGCAATTCCACCATCAAAGCAGGCGTCAGCATATCTGTGTGATCGGAAATGATCAAGACACCTTTTGCGGAATAGCCGCCGTCTAAAATCGTATCGACGATCCGGGAAAAGACGTAAGAGAAAATCAATGTGTACATCATTCGTTTCAAATCGATATAAGTCAATGAGGCAGTCAAGACGAAAATATCGAAGATCAATAATGAACGCCCCATCGAGATACCGTATTTTTGTTCCAATATCCGCGCTAATACATCACTGCCGCCTGTGGTACCGCCCACCCGATAAATGATCCCGCTGCCGAAACCGGCAAACAGTCCGGCAAGCAGCGCCGCGATCAACAGATCATGATCAATATCGATCGCAAAAGAGATATGCTGCCAGAAAAAAAGCCAGCCTGAAAGAGCTACCGTACCGATGATCGTATAGACAAACGAACGCCGACCCAAAATTTTACCCCCCAGCAAAACAATGGGGATATTCAAGACCAAAGTACTCAGGGCCGGGTTGATCCCAAACAACGCGCGAAAAATCAGCGTGATCCCAGTTACCCCGCCTTCTGCTAATTGATTGGGAATATTGAAATAAATCAGACCAAACGCATAGATGAATGTCCCTAGCAAAATGATCAGTGTATCTTTGATGATTTTAGAATAATTCATGTATATATCCTCCAATTATAACTATCGTAGTTTTAATGTAGCACGAAAAAATTTTCTGCACAATTATTCATGGCTAGGAAAAATCCGCTTCTTTTGTTAAGATAAAGGAAGCAGAGGTGAAGAAATTGACAGAAAAACGTTCCTTGCAATCAATGCAAAAAGAAGTCGACGCATATATCCAACAATTCAAAGCCGGCTATTTCAGCCCTCTGGCTCAGATGGCGCGTTTGACAGAAGAGGTGGGCGAGTTGGCTCGCGAAGTCAACCACGCATATGGAGAAAAGGCTAAAAAATCTTCTGAGGCCTCTAAAACAGTCGCCGAAGAATTAGGAGATGTCTTGTTTGTAACATTGATCATGGCAAATTCCTTAGATATCGATCTTACAGAAGTATTTGAAGAAAACATGGAAAAATTTAATCATCGGGATCGCTATCGTTTTGAACGCAAAGATGGAAAAACCGAAGAAATGGAAAAAAATCAATGAAATTAGAGAAACTACCAATCGAATTTACCAAGGCGCTTCCAGTCGTTGCGCAAATCGAAGCAGCTGGTTTTGAAGCTTATTTTGTCGGCGGCAGTGTCCGAGATGTATTACTGGGTCAACCGATCCATGACGTAGATATCGCTACCAGCGCTTTTCCGGCTGAAATCAAACAGATATTTCCCCGAACGATCGATGTAGGGATCGAACACGGGACGGTGCTGGTTTTAGAAGGAGAAGAAAGTTACGAGATTACCACATTTCGAACTGAGTCTACCTATCAAGATTTTCGTCGTCCAGACCATGTGGAATTCGTGCGTTCTTTAGAGGAGGATCTGAAACGGCGGGATTTCACCATCAATGCGTTTGCATTGAAAGAAGACGGTGAGATCATCGACTTATTCGGCGGGCTCGTTGATTTAAAAGATAAGATCCTGCGAGCTGTGGGAAATCCCCATGAACGATTCCACGAAGACGCATTGCGAATGATGCGGGGATTGCGATTCATCAGCTATTTAGGATTTCAGATGGAACAAGAAACATTCGACGCGATTTGCGAGAATCATGAATTGCTTGAGAAAATCTCTGTCGAACGGATCTTCATCGAATTCAACAAATTATTATTAGGAAATTATCGTATAGAAGCGATCAAATCATTCGTAGAAACAGAATGCTATCAATATTGTCCCGGACTCCGAGACAAAGGAGCAGAGCTGTTAAATTTTGCAGATCTGCCGGCTAAAAAGATCCCATCTGAAGCACAAGCATGGGCATTGTTGGCCGACCAGCTGCGATTGCAGACCACTGATCTCCGTTCATTTTTGAAAAAATGGAAAGCATCTAACGAATTGATCGCAGAAACAAGGGCTATTTTTCAAGGGTTGCAATGGCGCAAAGAACATCCTTGGCAGCCGCTGGAAATCTATCAGCTGGCAGAGTACGCGATAAAAGCAGAAGAGCTGATGTTTTATTACGACAGAAAACCAGATACCGAAACAGTCCAATCAATGATAGCCGCATTACCCATCCATTCTCTGAAAGAGTTGGCGATCAATGGACATGATTTGATGGAAACATTCAAGATGAAACCTGGAAAATGGTTGAAGGATGTCTTGGAGCAATGCGAAAAAGCGGTGATTTTACGACAAATCGAAAATAGCAAATCTGTTTTATTAGACTACGCAAAAAGTTATTTGGAGGAAAATCAATGAAGCCGACAAAAACCTTTACAGTAAGTCCAGAACTGACTGCGCAAGCGGTCGGTTCCGGCGGACTAGATGTATTAGCGACACCCGCGTTAGTGACAATGATCGAAAATACGTGCTATAATTACCTAGAAGAACTTCTGCGAGCGGAAGAAACCAGCGTCGGTATCCAAATCGACCTAAAGCACATCTATCCATCAAAGATCGGTTCTAAAATCGAAGTCGTGCTCCAAGAAATCAAAGAAGATGAAAAAAGTATCTCCTTTGAGTTTGAAGCATTCGATGGTGAGCAAAAAATCGCGTTTGGCACTCATCGCAGGGCAGTCGTCGTTTCTCAGAAGTTTTTATCGAAACTCTTATAATGTAAGCACTCTCGAAACTAGATTTTGAGTGTGCTGCACTACAACGGTTAAAAAAAAGAAGTGAGGAGAAGGTAAAATGGCAAGAACTATGCAAGCGTTAAAATTTTATTTTAGAAACGGAGAAACATGGACGATCGACCGTCGTTATATCGGCGATCTATGGATCAAACAAATCACAACAAGCTTTGGCCGGATCAATGGCAGCGATTTTGTAGAAATCCATCCATGTGCTGGATTCAAAATCGAAATTTTCCAAGAAGGCGATCATGTAGCAACACATGATATCAATCTTGGCGGTCTAGAATTAGGCATGTTCTCACGGGCATTGAAATACGAAGATATCGAACGGATGGAAATCTTATATCGTACAGGCACACCTGATCTTGTTTATTTCCCATACAAAGACAAAGATACAGAAGGCTTGGACAATGTTTACCAATCTACAAAAGTCAGTGAAAAAACAAAAAGCCTTTACATCGTGATCGATCCTGCTCAAACAGTCGATGACGTATATGGCGAATTTTTTGAATAAGAACTCGTTGGTAAAGAGCAATAGTTGAATCAGATTTTTAGGAAGCATTTCGATGCTTCCTTTTTTGTGGATTCATCCTAAATCGCTTGTTTTTAGAAAGAAAGATATTTCGATGTAAACGTTTTTAGTTTAGAATATATGTAGAATAAAATCGTATAAAAGTTCTATTTTAACAAAAGTCTGTTTTATCAGCTGTATTAATGAAATAGGCAGTTTTTAGTGTTGAAATTGCTACACGTTGCCAGATTGTAATTACAGTACATTGAAGGTGAAAAAAGGAGGAGTTACATGTCAGCAGAAACAGCTTTATTTTTCAGTATAGTATTTGGCATAGGAAAGATTATTCTAGGGGTAACATTTTTTATTTTTATGATCAAAACATTGAAAATACTAAAAGAAATTAAAGAAGAACTTGGTAAGAGGTAGTCAAGAGTTAAATAATATTACTGAGCAATTTGAACGGACCTTAGCTAATTTAACAAGTTGAATTGGTTAGAGAAGGAGGAGTTAATGAGAAGTTACTACAAAAATAATATAAAAAAAATCATACTATATGCGTTTGTTTCAGCAATAGCTGCAGCTCTTATGGTGGGAATCGCATTTATTTATCAGGCGTTAACGGAAGCTGCCACATCTAATGACTTTAGGCGGCTTATAAAAGTTGCATTGTTTGCCATTCCATATTTAGTCATTGAAGCCTCTTTTGACTATGTTCCTCGAGCGGCAAGATCTGTTGCTGTTCAAGGGATAATGAATGACATGAGGAATGGTCTTGTAAATCATTTTATGAAACAAGATATTCAAAAATTGGAAAATGAAAAACCAAGTGAGAGATCAAGTAAGTTAGTAAATGACTTACAAGTCATCGAACAAAATTATCTAATACCTTTATTCTCGACATTTTTGAGTTTATTTATCTTCCTGTTCTCCTTAGCAGCTGCATTAACACTACAAAGTTCTTTGACACTGATTATGTTGGCTTTGTCTTTTATCCCTTTTCTAAGTCCGATCATTTCCAAAAATATCTTATCCGATAAGAAAAAACAATCTCAAGAGTTAAAAAAATCGTATTTAAGCAAATTTGAAGAAGTGACTCAAAATCTAGAATTTATACGAATCAGTCATGCAAAAAAGCCTTTCGGAATGAGTCTGAAGAAAAAGAGTCAATCACTTCAAAATAAGACGATCGAATTTGAGAAAGCGGTAGGAAAAACCTATGCTGTTTCTTATGGTTTGGGGAATATTGTTTATTCTGGAACTTGGATCATTGGCGGGATATTCGTTTTTAATGATATGATGACACTCCCAGAATTGATCGCGATGACCACTCTTATGAGTATGATCGCTGGTCCTATTGAAACAATGAATGCATACTATACTGAGATCGTTTCTTCCAAAAAAGTGGTAAATGATTATTTAAATTATCTATCAAAAAATGAAGCGGTGACTGAAAATAAAACGCACCATCAAATTGGAAAGATCCATAGCATTCGACTGGAAAAGGTAATTTATAACCAAGGAAATCATCCTCTTTTTCAAAATATGGATCATCTATTTGAATCCGGAAAAAAATATGCGATCCGCGGTGAAAGCGGAGTTGGTAAAAGTACGCTGCTTAAGTTGCTATTAGAAGTAAAAAGGACGAACAGAGGGAAAATAGTCGTAAACGATAAGTGTTTGAGCAAGATAGATTTGAATAGTTATTATCAAAATATTGCCTATGTACCGCAACATTCCACAGTATTTGAAGGAACGATTGCGGAAAATGTTTCTTTATTTTTACCTGTCAATGAAAATCTAATTGAAGAAAGTATCCATAAAGCAGGACTGAAAAAATGGTTAGAGAAAAAGAGCGACGTTTTGGATGAGAAAATCGGAGAGAACAACTTATCCGGCGGTGAGAGAAAAAGACTAGATATTGCCAGAGGACTGTACAAGGATAGTTCAGTCTTTCTGATGGATGAGCCCACTTCTGGACTTGATGAAACGGCAGAAATCGAAATTGGAAAAGCAATCCATAATTTGACTGATAAATTAGTCATTGTGGTAACACATTCTACCAATCAACAATTTCTAAAGAACTTTGATAAGGTTTTGGAGCTTAAAGAGGGGAAACTAGTAGACAAGACCGCTAGCTATTAATTTTCCAGTGTATTTAACAGCTTGATGAAATGGAACGTAATGATAGCCGCT is part of the Enterococcus mediterraneensis genome and harbors:
- a CDS encoding ATP-binding cassette domain-containing protein, whose protein sequence is MRSYYKNNIKKIILYAFVSAIAAALMVGIAFIYQALTEAATSNDFRRLIKVALFAIPYLVIEASFDYVPRAARSVAVQGIMNDMRNGLVNHFMKQDIQKLENEKPSERSSKLVNDLQVIEQNYLIPLFSTFLSLFIFLFSLAAALTLQSSLTLIMLALSFIPFLSPIISKNILSDKKKQSQELKKSYLSKFEEVTQNLEFIRISHAKKPFGMSLKKKSQSLQNKTIEFEKAVGKTYAVSYGLGNIVYSGTWIIGGIFVFNDMMTLPELIAMTTLMSMIAGPIETMNAYYTEIVSSKKVVNDYLNYLSKNEAVTENKTHHQIGKIHSIRLEKVIYNQGNHPLFQNMDHLFESGKKYAIRGESGVGKSTLLKLLLEVKRTNRGKIVVNDKCLSKIDLNSYYQNIAYVPQHSTVFEGTIAENVSLFLPVNENLIEESIHKAGLKKWLEKKSDVLDEKIGENNLSGGERKRLDIARGLYKDSSVFLMDEPTSGLDETAEIEIGKAIHNLTDKLVIVVTHSTNQQFLKNFDKVLELKEGKLVDKTASY